ATACCCCTCATGGGGCGCATCGTGGCCATCGTCGACGTCTTCGACGCTTTGACGGGGAAACGGCCATATCGTAAACCAAATTCCCCCGAGGAGGCTTTCAACAAGCTTGAATCCGAAAAGGATAATGGTCACTTCGACCCCCATCTGCTGAGTCAATTTCTTGATATAAAAGACGAAATTATGGAGATTTATAAAAAATTTCCCGATTCGGACCACTCCCAAACATCCTATAATCGGAAGGGATGTTTAGAGTGTATTAGTTATCGAAATTTATAACTATTCATCACATCGTCGTTTTGTCCCGCAATTGATTGGCCATTCGGTCGTGCCGGAAACCGCTCGGACGGGCGGTTGGCTCATGGCATAACCCGTGACTGGCTCGCCCTGTGGCCATCCTTCCGGCAAATAGCCGCCGGAAGGATGGCAGTGAGCTTTTGCAAACCGAAAGCCGTGTCGTGGGGCGTCGCCCCTCTCCCCACCAGGACGGGGTTACGTCGAACCTCTTGTGTCTACCGTTTGGCCAACGGTTCGGTATGGCCCCGCACCGGCCAGACGAAATAGGCCTCCTGTTTGTTGTAAAAGTCCACATGGCCATTGTGCAGGTTGACGTACCAGGCCAATTCGTCGGACGAAGCGGTTTCCCCACTCCAATAATGGCCTTCCCGCACCTCCCGGAAGCGATGGTCCCGAGGCAGAATCAGAGCGACGGCCCGTTCGCCCTCTCCTGCCAGGGAGGCGAGTTCCGTCCGCGATGGCAAGCGCCAATCGTGGTCAT
Above is a genomic segment from Magnetococcales bacterium containing:
- a CDS encoding DUF1566 domain-containing protein; its protein translation is MKKPLLTLALMALMALMAAAAPEGGAAERFTEMNNGSVRDEQTGLTWMKWANCWGPLAWEEAAKAVAGLNAGTRRCEGYTGHDHDWRLPSRTELASLAGEGERAVALILPRDHRFREVREGHYWSGETASSDELAWYVNLHNGHVDFYNKQEAYFVWPVRGHTEPLAKR